One window of the Bacillota bacterium genome contains the following:
- a CDS encoding type II secretion system protein → MLRLKRLTKGKTGFTLLEVVLALVIFGLVLLPLALTFALGVNVAAGASLMNQATAVAEGSMENLRSQGFTALTDPALYKNEWADGPFNVQVQTAYHKGPNRLLVVTVEVTWENRGKPQSLVLESFIGPE, encoded by the coding sequence GTGCTAAGGCTCAAGCGCCTAACCAAGGGAAAGACTGGGTTCACGCTTCTTGAGGTGGTGCTGGCCCTCGTCATCTTCGGCCTGGTCTTGTTGCCCCTGGCCCTCACTTTTGCCCTTGGTGTCAATGTGGCGGCAGGCGCCAGCCTGATGAACCAGGCCACCGCTGTGGCCGAAGGCAGCATGGAGAACCTCAGGTCGCAAGGTTTCACGGCCTTGACAGACCCTGCTCTCTACAAGAACGAGTGGGCTGATGGACCCTTCAACGTTCAGGTTCAAACCGCCTACCACAAAGGGCCCAACCGGTTGCTGGTAGTAACCGTGGAAGTCACCTGGGAGAACAGGGGGAAACCACAATCGCTAGTACTGGAAAGTTTCATTGGACCAGAATAG